Below is a genomic region from Thalassophryne amazonica chromosome 3, fThaAma1.1, whole genome shotgun sequence.
attcaagatgtcttaactcctttaatatttttcgattttgctgattttttttttttttaatttctccatgtccataactctcatttcagtattcgcaaggcaagactctggtggcaaaaggccgaccctattcgaacggcggccgtgtccataagtctcatttaatgcagtatgtttgtttatacaagtagttccaagttttaccaccagagtcttgcagtgcgaatagccaaatgagttatggacacggcaaccgtgcgaatagccacttccaaaaaaattattaaaaaaaaattaaacaaagcaGCAGCTTGGACTGAAAGGAGTTTCTTAATGTATTGCAGAGCTGTTAAATTGTCAAACATAAACACTGGATGGATTTAATGTACTTATAATGTAaacaatataatataaataagAAGAGTGGTTTTGTGAACTTGCATATAAAAATGTTACAAAACTGAATCATCAGAAACTCTGGCTCTGTCTTCCAATTTGGTTCCAAACAGCGCTCAATGGATTTCAAAGTACCTGCAAGGTACCAAATGaccttacaatttatatttatgtatttaggtCATTTGGGTGGGGACATTACAGTTCACTGCTACCCTCCAAccaattttctttttaaaatatttcTATGTCTTTTTACAGTTGCTATGCACCTGTTTGCATGAGTTAGTTGCcatgctctgttttttttttgttgttgtttgtttgtttttacaatttCAACAACTTCCAAAGACCACTGTCAGGTGAACATGAAATCATACGCAACATgagaaacaagaaaaataaaataaaaaaatacaaagaaaatgtCTGGACAACAATAGCAAGAACATGTTTTAAACAAAGGGAGAAAACATAAACGTTGCATTTCTGACAGAAAACATATTAATACGAGTTTCTGCTAGTTATAACTAGTCTGATAACACTGATCTGTATGACAGCTAGCTACATAAGCAAACACAGCTATTTGCTAAAGCTATCACATAAACCGCATTTACCAATCTTAAGACAGAACATCAAATAATGTGTGATATGTCGATAGTAGTTGCGGGACCTCAAGATAAACTGGCTGCTAATAGTTTAGATATTAAATGACGTGTTCTGCTTAGTTTTTGAGCTAGCATTAGCTGATAGCCATGGACGTGTCAGCCGATGTTTAAGGAAGAGTTAGCAattaatatctttaaaaacacgaCCAGTGTAAACGCTTTAAGTATTAACACAAACAGCTAAACGTTAATCTATGTACTCAAGTGATATAACATTCGTTACCTCAGCCATAGTGGTAATGGATAGCCCTAGCGCTACTGCATATCCTTTTAACTTcctttcttcttctgtggtgtccaACGAGTTGGCACCGGCGATGTTGTGTAACTGGCCCCTTCTGGACTTAATAGTTTATTCCTCTCATGCACCGCATGTCACTATCGGTCCTCACCatcctcactcaccttcaaccgcttacgccgggttggagcctatcccagcagtcatagcgcgTGAGGCGGGATACACTCTACAGGTCGCCAGTCCGTCACAAAATTGCgtcataaaaacattaaaaacccaGTGACCCGCTAAAGTGGGTCACTCTTTGACGTCATAGCGCCCGACCACTCACAGGGTGACATTCAGTTATTGAATGGCTTCTATGAGACAACAATCTTttcattttggagatgatctgcacTATGTTGGACCAACCAACACAGGGCAGTTGTTACTGTTACATTATGTCCATATCAACCAGGGGCTGATCCAGCATCAGATCTTTAGGGGGGATCAGCCCCTAATTTCAGGGCAACATGCACACATTGCCtgcaaaaaatgttttattgCCAAAAtgcttgtcagcagatggaagcatgaagtgctttaAAATCTCCCGTTATGCAGCTGTGTGGACTTcagacttgataaaacacagtggaccaacaccagcagatgacatggcaccccaaatcaTGACTGACTCTTCCACTCTTCCTCCACAGTCTGAGACTttaatttccaaatgaaatgcataaattagttctatctgaaaagaggacttggACCTACTGCGGAATATGGTCTGGTTCCTCCTCTCCTTAGGCCAGGTAAGATGCTTCTGACATTGGTGCAGGAGTGGCTTGACACTGGGATTGCAACACTTGTAACCCATTTCCTGGCTATGTCTGCACATGGTGGCTCTTGATGCAGTTATTGGTGATTACTTTTTGATTGTAATCTATTTTAAATTTTGTCCTTAAGATATGTCTTGGGGAGTGCAACCCACATTTTGTTGTGACCCCTTCAATACACTGACAATAAATCTTGCTATAAATGCATTCTTTTTGTATTCCCGAAATAATCATTTTCATTAATGTGCATGAAATAAAGTACTTGTTAAATTATTAGTATTTAGTAGTATTAGCATTATTATAGTAAACTTGACAACAGCTCTATCCTGAAGTACTAAGGTTTTGTCAATCGACAAATAGGTTTAAAGGTACAAACTATATTTGAGAGCTATGCAGaaattgcaaaaataaaattaaaaaaaagtcatacatggttaatatccatccattcattcattttcttcccctttatccagagtcgggtcgcgggggcagcagctcaagcaaagccgcccagacctcccgatccacacacacctcccccaggggaaccccaatgcgttcccaagccagccgagagatgtagtccctccagcgtgtcctgggtcttccccgatgcctcctcccaatgggacgtgcccagaacacctctccagcgaggcgtccagggggcatccggaaaagatgcccgagccacctcaactgactcctttcgacgtggaggagcagcggctcaactccgagctcctcaccctatctctaagggagcgcccagccaccctacggaggaaactcatctcggccgcttgtactcgcgatctcgttctttcggtcttgagccaaatctcatgaccataggtgaggatcggaacgtagatcgatcggtaaatcgagaggtttgccccctactcagctctcttcaccatgacggtccgatacagcgaccgcatcactgcagatgctgcaccgatccgtctatcgatctcacgctacatccgtccctcacttgtgaacaataccctgagatacttaaactcctccacttgaggcaaggacactccactgacctgaaaagggcaaagcacccttttccggtcgagaaccatggcctcggatttggaggtgctgattttcatcccggacgcttcacactcggctgcaaaccgccccagtgcacgctgaaggtccggatttgacgaagccaacagaacatcgtccgcaaacagcagagacgagattctgtggttcccaaaccagaccccctctattcCCTGGCTGCGctgagaaattctgtccataaaaataatgaacagaaccggtgacaaagggcaaccctggtggaggccaacgtgcactggaaacaggtttgacttactaccagcaatgcgaaccaagctcctgctgcggtcgtacagggaccggatagcccttagcaaaggaccccggaccctgtactcccagagcaccccccacagggtgcaccGAGGGACAcgattgaacgccttctccagatccacaaaacacgtggactggttgggcaaactccgaggtttgaccatcggtcgaattctcctctccagtactctggaatagaccttaccggggaggctgagaagtgtgatccccctagtcggaacacaccctccggtcccccttcttaaacagagggaccaccaccccggtctgccaatccagaggcactgtcccgatcgccacgcgatgttgcagaggcgtgtcagccaagacagtcccacaacatccagagacaaggtactcaggatggatttcatccatccTGCGGTGGATGAAAGACACCATTTAGTTTCAGTTACATGGTTAATATTTATGTACAATATCAGGTGAGGTTGTAAAGCATACTATTAAACTGAATTCATTTGAACCAGCTTGTTGCTTCAGTCAGGATGTGGCTCAGCTGGACTTGTGATgaagtaaataaaaacatttcTACTAATTAAAGCTTTTGCATTGTGcactttttaaacttttcttcATGTACAAACTGCCAAACAATTATTTACCATTAAATTAACCAGCAATATTTCCTGCTCTCTCAACTTTGTGGGGTATCCCAAAACATTCTTGAATGGCTCCAAAATCTATCCAGCATGTCCTGTCTTCCCTGGAGCCTTCTAGTGGTGCAGCATAGCTACAACTTTCATAAAAATGGCTCATTTTGTGAAAAAAGCATGGAAATTGgtacacatattctaaatgaactgtttattttcagacatGGATCAATCCTGGAGCCGaccatgagctacaggggtcaaaaaaaaaaaaaatgctccaatcatgttgaaaactacatttGCCTGACCAtgactccaaaaaggtatagtatgAACCATATGACTGAATTTCgtgatggggtaaaaacagcagaaatattgacaaaggtcagtttcagtttgtacagtttgACCTttatggagaccaagcattcaatagttaaaacaattccatttattaaaCCTCATTTCAACAAATAATTGTTctgctatgccgccccactattccacttggatgtgcctttagACTTTCAGTAGATTCCCAGGTACCGTCCTCACCAGTTGCCAAAATCACCACAGCTCACTTTTCATGccgtgaagcagcagcagcagcttttcaAACTACTAGgaagtagcaaaaaaaaaaaaaaaaagtcaaacccGCTGCAGATTctaaatttttaccacagatattggggcatggaagactccactgaattttggaggtgatttggattcaggctcaagatttcactttatgggcTTCTAAGGATCATGTCAAAattaagatcaggaagacaccatttagtttcagcttgtgaattaaatatacaCTGCAGCTTTTttcagtcagaccattctggatcagtatgcaattattgtactgtggaatccagatcatgatgtgaatcacatttgactcctcatcaacccttggtggacatcagaaatctcagattactCTTGTTACAGAACTGCTTTATTTTAGTTCATTAACTTCATCTCTGGAGTAGTTTTGGAGTCTACCATTATTGCATTTGCAGTACTTCATTATCACTATTTACTGATAGCACACTACAAAAGAAAAAAGGTCAAAATACTTTTGTACCCAATTGTCACGTAATCACCAAAACATTATGCTTCAGTATGTTAAATAACGCAAACAGGGCAATGCGAATGTACACCATCATAAGATCCACCAGCCACTCAgactaaaaacaaacacattgagCCAATCAGGGACTTTATTAGATCATGCTGACCATCTTATGTGAGCCAGTAACAGTTCTGCTGGCCGTATGCGTATTAGTCGAATAGGCCAAAGCCCATGTCGTCATCTGATTCTTCAGACTCCTCTTTAACTTCCTCCTTAGTAGCAGCTGGAGCTGCTGCCGTCTCAGCAGCTGCTGCCGGTGCTGCCACTGAAGCAAAGGCAGATGGGTCAGCCAGGTAGGCTTTAACCTGTTATGGGGAAAAACATTACTGCACACAGAGCATCCTGATGATCTGAGGCTAATGTTAGTTGTGTTGAACATTATGAGAGATTTGACTGTTTATTTTATTCAACTATTTTAGCACAACCTCCGTAAGACTGTCTGAAACCAAGTATACCAGTCTACTAGCACACTGTGACAGGGTATAAATGAGAACAAGTTGCTTTTTTGCAGGGTGATCGTCAGTGCAGCACTGCGGCAGCAACACCGAAACCTATCCTGCAGGTTAGGGAATATACTGGTTAAAATTCCCGTCGCCGTACCTTGTCTGCCAGAGGGAAGGAATAGTCCATCTCCACAGCAACACCCAGGACTCGCTTGTAGCCATTGATGACGGAGTGCGGGACAGAAGCCAAAGTGGGGTATCCAATCTCCAGACACACACTAGCAATGTTTCGCACACCCTGAAGCAATAGTAAAGTCAGAACACAAGAACCTACACATGGTGACAAACAGTACCAGATCACTGACAGAAGAACCTTAATGGTTAGAGCCAGTGATGGCTGTGGAATGCAACATACAGCCAAAAACACTGAATTTAAGGTGAACAGAATAGACAGTTGCTACATTCTGAATGTGCACGCAAGGGTGCTGGcgagaacaatttttttttttttttgaagttggATGGATTGTACGGCAAAGCGGTGCAACATGAGAGCAGAAGGCACAAAGTCCTCTAAGGGGGGGTCAGGGGGCATGCCCTCAAGTCACATTTTGACCGTCACGGACTCTACAATAGAAAGGATATCCTTAATACAAGAGTCACTTATTTTActatttacttaaaaaaattgGTATGTTTTGGTTATAAGGCTTGAACTGTATTCTTCAATATAGATAGAGCACTTCATCATGGATACTCGTAGACTCATCCATGTACTATTTTAAAACTATATATCACAGACTCTACATAGGTAGAGTCCGTGACACGGTGCTACCTATAGCCTTCATCATAACAGGTATATGACCTAATTATTTACTCCATTCAACTTATGTCCTCTAATTATCCTAACATAGGACAATAAAACTACCCAAGTTACATTCACCatgctattatttttaaatataggTATGTCACAGACTCTACAGGATTTTCTGCACATCTGCGACCATGCAGTGCGATCATCGCCAAAAACAAAATATTGCTCCGGCCGCAttaaatctttattttttttagacaCCCTTGAGActtcaaataacattatttaaaaaccaaaggatgactttttattgttttcattcaGCATTCCCATTCAATATtgttttgaaaattaaattttacAACGGCGTAACTCATTTCTGTAAAACTATGTAGCTGTCTCTCGGATCACCTGAAATTGATGAAATTTTCTGAAAATAGAAAACAGGTATTTGTTTATATCACAGaaaaacatttacataaaagACTATCACACCTTTATTGTTATACAATAAAACATGCTGCATCAATTTTAAAGTGACACAGAATAACAccttatttcatttaaaaatgcacCACGTTTCTGGTCATAACTTGTTAAATAGGattaatcaaaccattttttcagCAACATGAAGTTTTTTTCATATGCAGATACTGAAAGTAAATATGATTTAGTGTTTCTGATATAACATCTGTATTTTGTATCTATAGCCTTGATTGTGACCGACCCGATAACACTAATACatacgccaggcctgtatgtggcattATAATGCtcccagaaaaaacagaagaccaTAGAGGACGCGCAtcatgtaagagctaatcaatgcagcagccgatgctacaagtttacaaagctgcaccctgagtaaaataaagcctttgaaGAGAAAGGGtctacgctgatcatctgaaacagacttattgcgcatttaaagtttagcagtgtttgtatttttttttaaacactgctctccacctccacagatgaagcgaaaggacgcACACTTTGAGAATCATGTTTACCTAttcaaaaaatgcctttatttggATTTGAGGAGTTTTTAATCAACAGGCTGCAGCTTATTTATAAGTGCAGCTATCACTCCACAGCCGTTTGTCACAAGCTGTGTTTACTTTTACATGCAGCCTGAAGGTTTCACAGACCGCCTTCACTTACGCTCCGGGAGCACTCCAAAACTCTTAACAGCGTGAAAAAATAATTATCCAGGAAAACAGAGAgcgggaacaccctaaacttgaaaATCACAGCTCATGTAACAAGTTTGTCCGCTTCGGTTTCACTCAGGAGATGGCCCTCGTATTGAGAAAAGTCACCACATGGAATTCTTTGGTTTTCACGTTTTGTTTAACGGACCACCAGCACAGCTGCGCATGCTCAGTGGTGCATAAATCTTGCGTGACACAGCATGAACTCCCAGCACCACTGTCAGCATGCGGGTGGGAAGCGTTAAGTGCATATTTATCCAAAACACTCCAGAGTGCAGGCCAAGGACACTGACACTACCTAGATCCAAGACCGACAGCCCCTCTGACAGGGATACTTTGGCTGGGAAGAGACGACAAGCTGAGCAACCATGAGGTCTGAGGTGAGGTCAAGTTCAGCTGCTTACAGTGCATCATTTACGGTTTTTAAATATCTCAAAAATATTGAGTTGGTGCTTTCCTATCATGACTGGAGCAGTATTGTTGAATGTTATTGATGAATGAATTAAACTTTGCATTTTTATAGATTGCTACAATTTACCTGGGAACGCTCCGTGATGGAAAACACTGCCGTTTTCCCAGCACCCTCTCTAAAGAAAGTTATCATTTGGGCCAAGCACAtttgaatcaagacattaaatggcgtttcacacaagctatttttattgtaaaattgaaagattttcatgaataaagccATGAAAAAAAGGTGTGCACAGTGCGTACATGATTACAGCCATCTGTGCCAATATTTTCTACGAAATTGTGTCTCCAACTGTCACACCTGGGACACGTTTAACAGACTTTGTCCACCCTTCTTTGGGCAAATTAGACATTTTCCAGTGTCATCCATTGATTCAACCATGTCCAGGTAGTTGCGCAGAGCACAGATGTCCTCATTAAATCACTTTGCTCCCCAAGGTGTTCCACATGAGTGACTTGCGGAGTACTTAGTGCACATGTGCCAAATAACATAACAGTCTATTCAGCAAGCCACTTTATAAAGGACTGGCACTCTGCTATACAGTGTCaccaatgtgtatatatatatatatatatatattaaaaaaacaactcacCTCCAGGAACCTGGCATGCAGAGCAGCCTCTGTGATGTCGAGCACCTCAGGACTGTAAACGCTGCCGTTGTCATACACCTGCTGGATGATGAGTCCGAAGGAGAATGGTGAGATATTCAGCATGTTGAGCAGTGTGGCCTCGCTGGCACCAACCTTGTCGCCAGTCTTGATCAGATTGACGTCGCTCTAAGAGAAAGAACTGTTAACACCTCTGCCTAAGCTCCCAACGTCATTTTCAACACATTTCAATTAAGTCACACCACAACCTTCTTGCATTAGATAAATGAGTCAAAGCAGTTCACATCATCGAACTCACCAAGATTTCAATGGTGCCCTTGGAGATCTTGGTGGTTATACCGAGAGCCTGAAAGAAAGAGGTTTTCTCAGGACCCAGACCAGTGTTCTGGGCTGGCACCATGACCTCACAGGGAGCGATGGCTCCAGCTCGGGCAGCTGCTGGCACCTGGGTATGAAAGAAAGACAGGATGTCACTTTGCTGAGTGCGAAAAAGAAGGAGATGATCCAAGGTTCATAAAGTTTAATAAACACTGTAATGTCCTGTTGACAACACTGTTTGAGACCATAGGTCCCGGGCTGTCATGGATTGCTGACAGACATGGATAGCGGGAAACAAGTTACTATTTGCAGGGGGAACGACAACACAGCACCGCAACAGCTGCACTGTAACTAATCCTGCATTTTGTTGATACATTACCAAACGTCACACATCTGCTTTTACACTCATGTCGATGTACACGCTAAGCAGGATAGACATTGCAACAACATTATAGATTCTGGAGATCATGCACCAAAGTGTTTCAAAGATTCTTTTCTGTTCCCTGGCATCTGCAATGCTTCACAATTTACACAAGTTATCCTCCCAAAAATAGCTGCACATAGGACATGACAGAGATGCAGACAGATAAATGTGTGCATCATGTGCTCAAGGACTGCATAGGATAGACCAACATACCTCTACGCCATTATTTTCTGTCATGTCATTTTAAGTCTTCAAAATAAATCTTtgaaatgatcccaaacacacacaaaaaaaatgcagacatcTTGTAGGCAACACAATCATGTATTTGGATAACCAGAGAGGTTGCTTTACCTTGTTGGCCAGCAGCATATCTCTGACCTCAGCCAGGTCCTCTTTGGTAAAGACAAAGCCCACATTTCCTTTAATGTGAGGTAGGAGCCTAGCAATTAAAGATATCACCTGTTAGACACACCGACTTTCCCAATGAACAAAAATGGAGACTGTCTGAGACCTTGCGTCCCTGGCTGTCGGGGTATAGACAAACAGGGATAGCTGGAAACACTTTTCTGTGTGCAGGGGGAACGACAACACAGCACCACACAAGCTGCACTGTAACTTATCCTGCAAGTTTAACAGAGTTATTTCATCTCCACTCACTTCTCCAGAGCAGGATTGTTCTCAAGGTGGCCACGGATGGCTTTGCGCATCATGGTGTTTTTACCCATCAGCACCACTGCTTTGCCACGCAGAGACAGACGAATGGTCTGCATCTGCTTGGAGCCCACATTGTCTGCACCCACAATGAAACATTTTGGGTAATCATCCAGAAGttgctgcaacacacacacacacacacacacacacac
It encodes:
- the rplp0 gene encoding 60S acidic ribosomal protein P0; the encoded protein is MPREDRATWKSNYFLKIIQLLDDYPKCFIVGADNVGSKQMQTIRLSLRGKAVVLMGKNTMMRKAIRGHLENNPALEKLLPHIKGNVGFVFTKEDLAEVRDMLLANKVPAAARAGAIAPCEVMVPAQNTGLGPEKTSFFQALGITTKISKGTIEILSDVNLIKTGDKVGASEATLLNMLNISPFSFGLIIQQVYDNGSVYSPEVLDITEAALHARFLEGVRNIASVCLEIGYPTLASVPHSVINGYKRVLGVAVEMDYSFPLADKVKAYLADPSAFASVAAPAAAAETAAAPAATKEEVKEESEESDDDMGFGLFD